GTGGCAATTTTGGGGCCGCTTCGCAGCCCAGCGGGAGCAAGCTCCCTCGCCACAAGAGACTGCGCTGTTTATTCGCCTTCGTCGAAGAAGTTGTTGATCAACGCCACCAACGCCTCAAGCGCTTCCTGTTCCTGTTCGCCTTCGGTACTCAGGTGGATTTTGGTACCCTTGCCAGCGGCCAGCATCATCATGGCCATGATGCTTTTGCCATCTACCACGGATTCTGGCGTGCGTCCTACCCTGATCGTGCAATCCGGAAACTGACCGGCAACCCCGACGAACTTGGCAGACGCACGGGCATGCAGGCCCAGCTTGTTGATGATTTCGATTTCCAGAGCAGGCATCGCGATGTGAATCCTTTAGCTGAGGTCGCGGTGGCGGACCTGGACGTTCTTCAGGGTTTTTTGCAGGACCTGACCCAGGCGTTCGGTCAGGTAGACAGAGCGGTGATGCCCGCCGGTGCAGCCAATGGCAATGGTGACATAAGCGCGGTTGCTGGCGGCAAAGCGGGGCAGCCACTTGAGCAAGTAGGAGGAAATGTCCTGGAACATCTCTTCGACGTCAGGCTGTGCCGCCAGGTACTCGGCCACCGGTTGATCGAGCCCGGACTGTGCCCGTAGCTCCGGCTTCCAGTAAGGGTTGGGCAGACAGCGCACGTCGAACACCAGATCAGCGTCCACCGGCATGCCACGCTTGAAGCCGAAAGATTCCACCAGGAACGCGGTGCCCGGTTCCGGCTGATTCAGCAGGCGCAACTTGATGGTATCGCGTAGCTGATACAGGTTCAGATTGGTGGTGTTGACCTTGAGGTCGGCCAGATCGGCGATAGGCCCCAGCAGATTGGTTTCGTCCTGAATCGCCTCCGCCAATGAGCGGTTGGCGCTGCTCAGTGGGTGACGACGGCGAGTTTCCGAAAAGCGTTTGAGCAAGGTTTCTTCGTCGGCGTCCAGGTACAGCACATCGCACTGGATATGCCGGCTGCGGACTTCTTCCAGCAATTCGGGAAACCGTGACAAGTGACTCGGCAAGTTACGCGCATCGATGGACACGGCCACCAGCGGTTGTGCCAGTTCGGTGTGAATCAATGCGCGCTCGGCCAGTTCCGGCAGCAAGCCGGCAGGCAGGTTGTCGATGCAGTAATAACCGTTGTCCTCGAGCACATCGAGGGCGGTACTTTTACCTGAGCCGGAGCGGCCGCTGACGATGATCAGGCGCATGATTAGTGACCGGTTTGCTCGTCCAGGACAACCTGATACAAGGCTTCGTTGCTCGGGGCGCTGCGCAGCTTTTCACGCACTTCCTTGCGATCAAGCATGCTGGCAATCTGGCGCAGCAGTTCCAGGTGCGCATCGGTGGCGGCTTCCGGGACCAGCAGGACAAACAGCAGGTCAACCGGGGCGCCATCAATGGCGTCGAAATCGATAGGGGCTTCCAGGTGCAGCAGCGCACTGATTGGCGAGGTGCAGCCTTTAAGCCGGCAGTGGGGGATGGCGATGCCGTTGCCGAAACCGGTAGAGCCGAGTTTCTCACGGGCAATCAGGGCCTCGAAGACGTCCTGCATTTCCAGATCCGGTACTTCGCGGTGGATAAGGTTGGCAATTTGCTCGAGGGCTTTCTTTTTACTGCCACCCGGCGCGTTCACTTGGGAACGGCCGGGGGTCAGGATGGTTTCTAGTCGGATCATGGATTGGGAGTGTTAACGACCGGTCGCGCCCTGGAGGAGGCTCTGGGTCTTTTCCTTATGCTTTTTAAGTTGGCGATCCAGCTTGTCGGTCAGCAGGTCGATGGCGGCATACATGTCCGTATGCTCGGCATTGGCGACCACCTCTCCGCCGGGAATATGCAGCGTGGCTTCGATCTTCTGCAGCAGTTTTTCGACGTTCATCGTGACTTGAACATTGGTGATCTTGTCGAAATGCCTCTCTAATCGGTCGAGTTTTTCGCCGATGTAGGTGCGCAGGGGTTCGGTCACTTCCAGTTGGTGTCCACTGATGTTGACTTGCATACAGCTTCTCCTTCGTTGCCAGTGCATAAAGCGGCAGGCAGAAATGCCTGCCACTGGAACGCTGTGGCGAGCCCGGCGGCTACATCAACCGCTTCCGTTCGCTGGAAGGCGCGATCCCCAGGGATTCGCGGTACTTGGCGACGGTGCGACGGGCTACCTGAATGCCTTGTGCCTCCAGTAAACCAGCGATCTTGCTGTCACTCAACGGCTTTTTCTGATTTTCCGCGGCAACCAGTTTTTTGATGATCGCGCGGATCGCCGTGGACGAGCATTCACCGCCTTCGGAGGTACTGACGTGGCTGGAAAAAAAGTATTTCAGTTCATAGATGCCCCGTGGGGTATGCATGAATTTTTGCGTGGTCACCCGTGAAATCGTCGATTCATGCATGCCCACCGCTTCGGCGATGTCATGCAGCACCAACGGCTTCATGGCTTCGTCACCGTATTCAAGAAAGCCGCGTTGATGCTCGACGATCTGGGTGGCGACTTTCATCAGGGTTTCATTGCGGCTTTGCAGGCTCTTGATGAACCAACGAGCCTCCTGCAGCTGATTACGCATGAAGGTGTTATCAGCGCTGGTATCGGCGCGGCGCACGAAACCGGCGTACTGGGCGTTGACACGCAGGCGTGGCACCGATTCCTGATTCAGCTCCACCAGCCAGCGCTCGTTGTCCTTGCGCACAATCACGTCGGGAACGACGTATTCGGCTTCGGCGGACTCGATTTGTGAACCCGGGCGCGGGTTGAGGCTCTGGACCAGTTCGATGACCTGACGCAGTTCATCTTCCTTGAGCTTCATGCGACGCATCAGCTGGCTGTAGTCGCGGCTGCCGAGCAGGTCGATGTAGTCGGTGACCAGGCGCTTGGCCTCGGCCAGCCAAGGGGTCTTGGCTGGCAGTTGACGCAGTTGCAGCAGCAGGCACTCACCGAGGTTGCGGGCGCCGATGCCAGCGGGTTCGAATTGCTGGATGCGGTGCAGGACGGCTTCGATTTCGTCCAGTTCGATGTCCAGTTCCGGGTCGAAAGCTTCGAGGATTTCCTCGAGGGTTTCGTCCAGGTAGCCCTGATTGTTGATGCAGTCGATCAGGGTCACGGCGATCAGGCGATCGGTGTCGGACATAGGTGCCAGGTTCAGTTGCCAGAGCAAATGGCTTTGCAGGCTTTCACCGACCGATGTGCGGGTGGTGAAATCCCACTCGTCGTCATCGTTGCTCGGCAGGCTGCTGGCGCTGGTCTGGTAGACGTCTTCCCAGGCCGTGTCGACGGGCAATTCGTTGGGGATGCGCTCGTTCCAGTCGCCTTCCTCAAGGTTATCCACCGTTGGGGCGGTTTCCTGGTAAGAGGGTTCCTGAATGTCGGCGTTGGGTTTTTGTTCGGCGCTATCGGCCAAGGGGTCAGCGTTATCGAAGTCGTCGCCTTCTTCCTGGCGTTCGAGCATCGGATTGGACTCCAGGGCCTCCTGGATTTCCTGTTGCAGGTCCAGGGTCGACAATTGGAGCAGGCGGATGGCCTGTTGCAGCTGCGGTGTCATCGTCAGCTGCTGGCCCATTCTCAAGACTAGCGATGGTTTCATGGCAGGGGCTTAACACCTTATTCGCCGGCGCACATGCGCCATCCACTACAGAGCGCCGAAGCGCCAAACATAAGCAAATTATATGCCCGAAACTGAAGTGTTTGCCTAGAGCGCTGTAACAATAAAAACTTATTGATTTTTTATTGAAGCGAGCGCTCTCTCGGCGACTGGGGCACCTCAGTGCTTACAGGCGGAACTCATGGCCCAGATACACTTCCTTGACCAGTTCGTTGGCCAGGATGGTGGCGGAGTCACCTTCGGCGATCAACTGGCCGTCGTTGACGATGTAGGCCGTTTCGCAGATATCCAGGGTTTCGCGGACGTTGTGGTCCGTGATCAGCACACCAATGCCTTTGGCCTTGAGGTGGTGGATGATCTGCTTGATGTCGCCCACCGAAATCGGGTCTACGCCGGCGAAGGGTTCGTCGAGGAGGATGAATTTCGGGTTAGTAGCCAGGGCTCGGGCGATTTCCACACGGCGGCGTTCACCACCGGACAGGCTCATGCCGAGGTTGTCGCGGATGTGGTGGATGTGAAATTCCTGCAGCAGGCTTTCCAGCTCCTGGCGACGACCGGCCTTGTCGAGTTCCTTGCGGGTCTCGAGGATGGCCATGATGTTGTCGGCCACCGACAGTTTGCGGAAGATCGATGCTTCTTGCGGAAGATAGCCGATACCCGCCTTCGCGCGACCGTGCATTGGCTGGTGGCTGACGTCCAGGTCATCGATCAGGACGCGGCCCTGATCGGCCTGCACCAAGCCGACAATCATGTAGAAGCAAGTGGTTTTACCGGCACCGTTAGGACCAAGCAGGCCGACGATCTGACCGCTGTCGATGGACAGGCTGACGTCGCGCACGACCTGACGGCTCTTGTAGCTCTTGGCCAGATGCTGAGCTTTCAGAGTTGCCATTACTGGGCCTTTTGCTCGTCGGTTTTCTTCTTCGGCTGGATCACCATGTCGATGCGAGGACGTGCCTCAGTGACCTTGTTACCCGTGGCGCGACCGGCGCTCGCAAGCTTTTTGACCGTGTCGTAGACAATTTTCTCGCCTTGGGTGACGTTGTTGTCTTTATCGATGACTTTAGCGCGATCGATCAGCACGACGCGGTTTTGCGAGGCGTGGTACTGAATAGTTACGCCGTAGCCCTGAACCGGCTTGGTATCGCCCGCCGTTTGCAGTTGCTCGAAGTAGGCGAGGTTGCCCACCGAAGTCACCACGTCGATATCGCCGGCCGGGGTGCGAGTGATGGTTACGGTGTTGCCCTTAACGATCATCGAACCCTGAGTGATGATCACGTCGCCTTTATAGGTGGCAACGCCATTCTTGTCGTCCAGTTGGGCATCGTCGGCCTGAATGCGGATAGGCTGCTCTTGATCGTTCGGCAGAGCCCAGGCGCTCACGCTTCCCAGTGCTGCGCCCAGACTGAGCAAAATAGGGAGAGTTTTAACGAGCCTCATACTGTCCTCTTACGTTCGATAGCAGGTGTATCCTGCTTTCTTTCAAGTACGCTTTCATTCCGTTGCCTGTCGATACACCGCCAGCGCCGTCGATTCTAACGGGTTGATCGGTCTGCGCATATTGCTGCTGCGGGAACACTGTCATACGGGTGGTGGTAATCAGGGTTTTGCGGTTTTTTTCGTCGAAACGGGTGATACGTACCGAATCAATCAGCTCGACCTGAGTGCCGTCCGGATTGACTTCACCCTTCTCGCTCTGGACATGCCACGGGAACTCGGTGCCGCGGAACATGTTCAGGTCAGGATTGGTCAGCAACGTCACTTCGGTCGCTTTCAGGTGTTCGACCTTGTCCGACGTCATCTCGTATTGCAGTTTGCCGTCGGGCAGGTACTGCACGCTATGGGCATTGACGGCGTAATAGTCGATCGCGCTTTCATCGACCTTCGCCACCGGCTTGTCGAGGAAGCGTTCAGGGCTGATGTTC
The Pseudomonas lini DNA segment above includes these coding regions:
- a CDS encoding HPr family phosphocarrier protein, producing MPALEIEIINKLGLHARASAKFVGVAGQFPDCTIRVGRTPESVVDGKSIMAMMMLAAGKGTKIHLSTEGEQEQEALEALVALINNFFDEGE
- the rapZ gene encoding RNase adapter RapZ yields the protein MRLIIVSGRSGSGKSTALDVLEDNGYYCIDNLPAGLLPELAERALIHTELAQPLVAVSIDARNLPSHLSRFPELLEEVRSRHIQCDVLYLDADEETLLKRFSETRRRHPLSSANRSLAEAIQDETNLLGPIADLADLKVNTTNLNLYQLRDTIKLRLLNQPEPGTAFLVESFGFKRGMPVDADLVFDVRCLPNPYWKPELRAQSGLDQPVAEYLAAQPDVEEMFQDISSYLLKWLPRFAASNRAYVTIAIGCTGGHHRSVYLTERLGQVLQKTLKNVQVRHRDLS
- the ptsN gene encoding PTS IIA-like nitrogen regulatory protein PtsN — encoded protein: MIRLETILTPGRSQVNAPGGSKKKALEQIANLIHREVPDLEMQDVFEALIAREKLGSTGFGNGIAIPHCRLKGCTSPISALLHLEAPIDFDAIDGAPVDLLFVLLVPEAATDAHLELLRQIASMLDRKEVREKLRSAPSNEALYQVVLDEQTGH
- the raiA gene encoding ribosome hibernation-promoting factor, HPF/YfiA family encodes the protein MQVNISGHQLEVTEPLRTYIGEKLDRLERHFDKITNVQVTMNVEKLLQKIEATLHIPGGEVVANAEHTDMYAAIDLLTDKLDRQLKKHKEKTQSLLQGATGR
- a CDS encoding RNA polymerase factor sigma-54, with product MKPSLVLRMGQQLTMTPQLQQAIRLLQLSTLDLQQEIQEALESNPMLERQEEGDDFDNADPLADSAEQKPNADIQEPSYQETAPTVDNLEEGDWNERIPNELPVDTAWEDVYQTSASSLPSNDDDEWDFTTRTSVGESLQSHLLWQLNLAPMSDTDRLIAVTLIDCINNQGYLDETLEEILEAFDPELDIELDEIEAVLHRIQQFEPAGIGARNLGECLLLQLRQLPAKTPWLAEAKRLVTDYIDLLGSRDYSQLMRRMKLKEDELRQVIELVQSLNPRPGSQIESAEAEYVVPDVIVRKDNERWLVELNQESVPRLRVNAQYAGFVRRADTSADNTFMRNQLQEARWFIKSLQSRNETLMKVATQIVEHQRGFLEYGDEAMKPLVLHDIAEAVGMHESTISRVTTQKFMHTPRGIYELKYFFSSHVSTSEGGECSSTAIRAIIKKLVAAENQKKPLSDSKIAGLLEAQGIQVARRTVAKYRESLGIAPSSERKRLM
- the lptB gene encoding LPS export ABC transporter ATP-binding protein codes for the protein MATLKAQHLAKSYKSRQVVRDVSLSIDSGQIVGLLGPNGAGKTTCFYMIVGLVQADQGRVLIDDLDVSHQPMHGRAKAGIGYLPQEASIFRKLSVADNIMAILETRKELDKAGRRQELESLLQEFHIHHIRDNLGMSLSGGERRRVEIARALATNPKFILLDEPFAGVDPISVGDIKQIIHHLKAKGIGVLITDHNVRETLDICETAYIVNDGQLIAEGDSATILANELVKEVYLGHEFRL
- the lptA gene encoding lipopolysaccharide transport periplasmic protein LptA → MRLVKTLPILLSLGAALGSVSAWALPNDQEQPIRIQADDAQLDDKNGVATYKGDVIITQGSMIVKGNTVTITRTPAGDIDVVTSVGNLAYFEQLQTAGDTKPVQGYGVTIQYHASQNRVVLIDRAKVIDKDNNVTQGEKIVYDTVKKLASAGRATGNKVTEARPRIDMVIQPKKKTDEQKAQ
- the lptC gene encoding LPS export ABC transporter periplasmic protein LptC — its product is MLSKKIRNILVFGCIAAIFAAVGYWNISPERFLDKPVAKVDESAIDYYAVNAHSVQYLPDGKLQYEMTSDKVEHLKATEVTLLTNPDLNMFRGTEFPWHVQSEKGEVNPDGTQVELIDSVRITRFDEKNRKTLITTTRMTVFPQQQYAQTDQPVRIDGAGGVSTGNGMKAYLKESRIHLLSNVRGQYEAR